A single region of the Eulemur rufifrons isolate Redbay chromosome 8, OSU_ERuf_1, whole genome shotgun sequence genome encodes:
- the UBAP2L gene encoding ubiquitin-associated protein 2-like isoform X1 has translation MMTSVGTNRARGNWEQPQNQNQTQHKQRPQATAEQIRLAQMISDHNDADFEEKVKQLIDITGKNQDECVIALHDCNGDVNRAINVLLEGNPDTHSWEMVGKKKGVSGQKDGGQTESNEEGKENRDRDRDYSRRRGGPPRRGRGASRGREFRGQENGLDGTKSGGPSGRGTERGRRGRGRGRGGSGRRGGRFSAQGMGTFNPADYAEPANTDDNYGNSSGNTWNNTGHFEPDDGTSAWRTATEEWGTEDWNEDLSETKIFTASNVSSVPLPAENVTITAGQRIDLAVLLGKTPSSMENDSSNLDPSQAPSLAQPLVFSNSKQSAISQPASGNTFSHHSMVSMLGKGFGDVSEAKGSSTTGSQFLEQFKTAQALAQLAAQHSQSGSTTTSSWDMGSTTQSPSLVQYDLKNPSDSAVHSPFTKRQAFTPSSTMMEVFLQEKPPAVATSTAAPPPPSSPLPSKSTSAPQMSPGSSDNQSSSPQPAQQKLKQQKKKASLTSKIPALAVEMPGSADISGLNLQFGALQFGSEPVLSDYESTPTTSASSSQAPSSLYTSTASESSSTISSNQSQESGYQSGPIQSTTYTSQNSAQGPLYEQRSTQTRRYPSSISSSPQKDLTQAKNGFSSVQATQLQTTQSVEGATGSAVKSDSPSTSSIPPLNETVSAASLLTTTNQHSSSLGGLSHNEEIPNTTTTQHSSTLSTQQNTLSSSTSSGRTSTSTLLHTSVESEANLHSSSSTFSTTSSTVSAPPPVVSVSSSLNSGSSLGLSLGSNSTVTASTRSSVATTSGKAPPNLPPGVPPLLPNPYIMAPGLLHAYPPQVYGYDDLQMLQTRFPLDYYSIPFPTPTTPLTGRDGSLASNPYSGDLTKFGRGDASSPAPATTLAQPQQNQTQTHHTTQQTFLNPALPPGYSYTSLPYYTGVPGLPSTFQYGPAVFPVAPTSSKQHGVNVSVNASATPFQQPSGYGSHGYNTGVSVTSSNTGVPDISGSVYSKTQQSFEKQGFHSGTPAASFNLPSALGSGGPINPATAAAYPPAPFMHILTPHQQPHSQILHHHLQQDGQLPYLQMILCCQRQQEEQVMKLNDDMLEPTPFQSPFHLHSLREIEEKRLRGHKSGYTNTNTLLSSLASLPFSSSPPQHPLYISAFPQLWKTPGLLEWKRFLGQHLKPEASDSLLPCLKWTQTDVMCRRGGDSWDGASSLFRVSSLSWLGS, from the exons ttgaTTGATATTACAGGCAAGAACCAGGATGAATGTGTGATTGCTTTGCATGACTGTAATGGAGATGTCAACAGAGCCATCAACGTTCTGCTGGAAGGAAACCCAGATACG CATTCCTGGGAGATGGTTGGGAAGAAGAAGGGAGTCTCAGGACAGAAGGATGGTGGCCAGACGGAATCCAACGAGGAAGGCAAAGAAAATCGAGACCGGGACAGAGATTATAGTCGGCGACGTGGTGGGCCACCAAGACGGGGGAGAGGTGCCAGCCGTGGACGAGAGT ttcggGGTCAGGAAAATGGATTGGATGGCACCAAAAGTGGAGGGCCTTCTGGAAGAGGCACAGAAAGGGGCAGAAGGGGCCGTGGCCGAGGCAGAG gtgGATCTGGTAGGCGGGGAGGAAGGTTTTCTGCTCAAGGAATGGG aaCCTTTAACCCAGCTGATTATGCCGAGCCAGCCAATACTGATGATAACTATGGCAATAGTAGCGGCAATACGTGGAACAACACTGGCCACTTTGAACCAGATGATGGGACGA GTGCATGGAGGACTGCAACAGAGGAGTGGGGAACTGAAGATTGGAATGAAGAT CTTTCCGAGACCAAGATCTTCACTGCCTCTAATGTGTCTTCAGTGCCTCTGCCTGCGGAGAATGTGACAATCACTGCTGGTCAGAG AATTGACCTTGCTGTTCTGTTGGGGAAGACACCATCTTCAATGGAGAATGATTCATCTAATCTGGACCCATCTCAGGCTCCTTCTCTGGCCCAGCCTCTGGTGTTCAGTAACTCGAAGCAGAGTGCCATATCACAGCCTGCTTCAGGGAACACATTTTCTCATCACAGTATG GTGAGCATGTTAGGGAAAGGATTTGGTGATGTCAGTGAAGCTAAAGGCAGCAGTACCACTGGCTCCCAGTTCTTGGAGCAATTCAAGACTGCTCAAGCCCTGGCTCAGTTGGCAGCTCAGCATTCTCAATCTGGAAGCACCACCACCTCCTCTTGGGACATGGGCTCGACGACACAGTCCCCGTCACTGGTGCAGTATG ATTTGAAGAACCCAAGTGATTCAGCAGTGCACAGCCCCTTTACAAAGCGCCAGGCTTTCACCCCGTCTTCAACCATGATGGAGGTGTTCCTTCAGGAGAAGCCACCTGCAGTGGCTACCTCCACGGCTGCACCTCCACCCCCTTCTTCTCCTCTGCCAAGCAAATCCACCTCGGCTCCACAGATGTCGCCTGGATCTTCAGACAACCAATCCTCCAGCCCTCAGCCGGCTCAGCAGAAACTgaaacagcagaagaaaaaagCCTCCTTGACTTCTAAG ATTCCTGCTCTGGCTGTGGAGATGCCTGGCTCAGCAGATATCTCAGGGCTAAACCTGCAGTTCGGGGCATTGCAGTTTGGGTCAGAGCCTGTCCTTTCTGATTATGAGTCCACCCCCACCACGAGCGCCTCTTCAAGCCAGGCTCCAAGTAGCCTATATACCAGCACGGCCAG TGAATCTTCATCTACAATTTCATCTAACCAGAGTCAGGAGTCTGGTTATCAGAGTGGCCCAATTCAGTCGACAACCTATACCTCCCAAAACAGTGCTCAGGGCCCTCTTTATGAACAGAGATCCACACAGACACGGCGGTACCCCAGCTCCATCtcttcatcaccccaaaaggaccTGACTCAGGCAAAG AATGGCTTCAGTTCTGTGCAGGCCACGCAGTTACAGACCACGCAATCTGTTGAAG GTGCTACAGGCTCTGCAGTGAAATCTGACTCACCTTCCACTTCTAGCATCCCCCCTCTCAATGAAACGGTATCTGCAGCTTCCTTACTGACGacaaccaatcagcactcatccTCCTTGGGTGGCTTGAGCCACAATGAGGAGATTCCAAATACTACCACCACACAACACAGCAG CACGTTATCTACGCAGCAGAATACCCTTTCGTCATCAACATCTTCTGGGCGCACTTCGACATCTACTCTTTTG CACACAAGTGTGGAAAGTGAGGCGAATCTCCATTCTTCCTCCAGCACTTTCTCTACCACATCCAGCACAGTCTCTGCACCTCCCCCAGTGGTCAGCGTCTCCTCCAGTCTCAATAGTGGCAGTAGCCTAGGTCTTAGCCTAGGCAGCAACTCCACCGTCACAGCCTCGACTCGAAGCTCAGTTGCTACGACTTCAG GAAAAGCTCCTCCCAACCTCCCTCCTGGGGTCCCGCCATTGTTGCCTAATCCGTATATTATGGCTCCAGGGCTGTTACATGCCTATCCG CCACAAGTATATGGTTACGACGACTTGCAGATGCTTCAGACAAGATTTCCATTG GATTACTACAGCATCCCATTTCCCACACCCACCACTCCGCTGACTGGGAGGGATGGTAGCCTGGCCAGCAACCCTTATTCTG GTGACCTCACAAAATTCGGCCGTGGGgatgcctcctccccagccccggccACAACCTTGGCCCAACCCCAACAGAACCAGACGCAGACTCACCACACCACGCAGCAGACATTCCTGAACCCGGCGCTGCCTCCTGGCTACAGTTACACCAGCCTGCCATACTACACAGGGGTCCCGGGCCTCCCCAGCACCTTCCAGTATGGGCCTGCTGTGTTCCCT GTGGCTCCTACCTCTTCCAAGCAGCATGGTGTGAATGTCAGTGTGAATGCATCGGCCACCCCTTTCCAACAGCCGAGTGGATATGGGTCTCATGGATACAACACTG gtgtaTCAGTCACCTCCAGTAACACGGGCGTGCCAGATATCTCGGGTTCTGTGTACTCCAAAACCCAG CAGTCCTTTGAGAAACAAGGTTTTCATTCCGGTACTCCTGCTGCCTCCTTCAACTTGCCTTCAGCCCTAGGAAGTGGGGGGCCCATCAATCCGGCCACAGCTGCTGCCTACCCACCTGCCCCCTTTATGCACATTCTGACCCCCCATCAGCAGCCGCACTCGCAGATCCTTCACCATCACCTGCAGCAGGATGGCCAG CTACCATATTTGCAGATGATTCTCTGTTGCCAGCGCCAGCAGGAGGAGCAGGTAATGAAATTGAATGATGATATGCTTGAACCCACTCCTTTTCAGTCTCCATTTCACCTCCACAGCCTCAGggaaattgaagagaaaagaCTGCGCGGTCACAAATCGGgatacacaaacacaaacacctTGCTGAGCTCTCTggcctcccttcctttctcctcctcccctccccaacaccCTCTTTATATTTCTGCCTTTCCCCAACTCTGGAAAACACCTGGGTTACTGGAATGGAAAAGATTCTTGGGACAGCATCTGAAGCCTGAGGCCTCAGACTCTCTCCTACCTTGCTTGAAATGGACTCAGACAGATGTGATGTGTCGTAGGGGTGGGGATTCGTGGGATGGTGCAAGTAGCCTCTTTAGAGTTTCATCATTGAGCTGGCTGGGGAGCTAG
- the UBAP2L gene encoding ubiquitin-associated protein 2-like isoform X2 translates to MMTSVGTNRARGNWEQPQNQNQTQHKQRPQATAEQIRLAQMISDHNDADFEEKVKQLIDITGKNQDECVIALHDCNGDVNRAINVLLEGNPDTHSWEMVGKKKGVSGQKDGGQTESNEEGKENRDRDRDYSRRRGGPPRRGRGASRGREFRGQENGLDGTKSGGPSGRGTERGRRGRGRGRGGSGRRGGRFSAQGMGTFNPADYAEPANTDDNYGNSSGNTWNNTGHFEPDDGTSAWRTATEEWGTEDWNEDLSETKIFTASNVSSVPLPAENVTITAGQRIDLAVLLGKTPSSMENDSSNLDPSQAPSLAQPLVFSNSKQSAISQPASGNTFSHHSMVSMLGKGFGDVSEAKGSSTTGSQFLEQFKTAQALAQLAAQHSQSGSTTTSSWDMGSTTQSPSLVQYDLKNPSDSAVHSPFTKRQAFTPSSTMMEVFLQEKPPAVATSTAAPPPPSSPLPSKSTSAPQMSPGSSDNQSSSPQPAQQKLKQQKKKASLTSKIPALAVEMPGSADISGLNLQFGALQFGSEPVLSDYESTPTTSASSSQAPSSLYTSTASESSSTISSNQSQESGYQSGPIQSTTYTSQNSAQGPLYEQRSTQTRRYPSSISSSPQKDLTQAKNGFSSVQATQLQTTQSVEGATGSAVKSDSPSTSSIPPLNETVSAASLLTTTNQHSSSLGGLSHNEEIPNTTTTQHSSTLSTQQNTLSSSTSSGRTSTSTLLHTSVESEANLHSSSSTFSTTSSTVSAPPPVVSVSSSLNSGSSLGLSLGSNSTVTASTRSSVATTSGKAPPNLPPGVPPLLPNPYIMAPGLLHAYPPQVYGYDDLQMLQTRFPLDYYSIPFPTPTTPLTGRDGSLASNPYSGDLTKFGRGDASSPAPATTLAQPQQNQTQTHHTTQQTFLNPALPPGYSYTSLPYYTGVPGLPSTFQYGPAVFPVAPTSSKQHGVNVSVNASATPFQQPSGYGSHGYNTGVSVTSSNTGVPDISGSVYSKTQSFEKQGFHSGTPAASFNLPSALGSGGPINPATAAAYPPAPFMHILTPHQQPHSQILHHHLQQDGQLPYLQMILCCQRQQEEQVMKLNDDMLEPTPFQSPFHLHSLREIEEKRLRGHKSGYTNTNTLLSSLASLPFSSSPPQHPLYISAFPQLWKTPGLLEWKRFLGQHLKPEASDSLLPCLKWTQTDVMCRRGGDSWDGASSLFRVSSLSWLGS, encoded by the exons ttgaTTGATATTACAGGCAAGAACCAGGATGAATGTGTGATTGCTTTGCATGACTGTAATGGAGATGTCAACAGAGCCATCAACGTTCTGCTGGAAGGAAACCCAGATACG CATTCCTGGGAGATGGTTGGGAAGAAGAAGGGAGTCTCAGGACAGAAGGATGGTGGCCAGACGGAATCCAACGAGGAAGGCAAAGAAAATCGAGACCGGGACAGAGATTATAGTCGGCGACGTGGTGGGCCACCAAGACGGGGGAGAGGTGCCAGCCGTGGACGAGAGT ttcggGGTCAGGAAAATGGATTGGATGGCACCAAAAGTGGAGGGCCTTCTGGAAGAGGCACAGAAAGGGGCAGAAGGGGCCGTGGCCGAGGCAGAG gtgGATCTGGTAGGCGGGGAGGAAGGTTTTCTGCTCAAGGAATGGG aaCCTTTAACCCAGCTGATTATGCCGAGCCAGCCAATACTGATGATAACTATGGCAATAGTAGCGGCAATACGTGGAACAACACTGGCCACTTTGAACCAGATGATGGGACGA GTGCATGGAGGACTGCAACAGAGGAGTGGGGAACTGAAGATTGGAATGAAGAT CTTTCCGAGACCAAGATCTTCACTGCCTCTAATGTGTCTTCAGTGCCTCTGCCTGCGGAGAATGTGACAATCACTGCTGGTCAGAG AATTGACCTTGCTGTTCTGTTGGGGAAGACACCATCTTCAATGGAGAATGATTCATCTAATCTGGACCCATCTCAGGCTCCTTCTCTGGCCCAGCCTCTGGTGTTCAGTAACTCGAAGCAGAGTGCCATATCACAGCCTGCTTCAGGGAACACATTTTCTCATCACAGTATG GTGAGCATGTTAGGGAAAGGATTTGGTGATGTCAGTGAAGCTAAAGGCAGCAGTACCACTGGCTCCCAGTTCTTGGAGCAATTCAAGACTGCTCAAGCCCTGGCTCAGTTGGCAGCTCAGCATTCTCAATCTGGAAGCACCACCACCTCCTCTTGGGACATGGGCTCGACGACACAGTCCCCGTCACTGGTGCAGTATG ATTTGAAGAACCCAAGTGATTCAGCAGTGCACAGCCCCTTTACAAAGCGCCAGGCTTTCACCCCGTCTTCAACCATGATGGAGGTGTTCCTTCAGGAGAAGCCACCTGCAGTGGCTACCTCCACGGCTGCACCTCCACCCCCTTCTTCTCCTCTGCCAAGCAAATCCACCTCGGCTCCACAGATGTCGCCTGGATCTTCAGACAACCAATCCTCCAGCCCTCAGCCGGCTCAGCAGAAACTgaaacagcagaagaaaaaagCCTCCTTGACTTCTAAG ATTCCTGCTCTGGCTGTGGAGATGCCTGGCTCAGCAGATATCTCAGGGCTAAACCTGCAGTTCGGGGCATTGCAGTTTGGGTCAGAGCCTGTCCTTTCTGATTATGAGTCCACCCCCACCACGAGCGCCTCTTCAAGCCAGGCTCCAAGTAGCCTATATACCAGCACGGCCAG TGAATCTTCATCTACAATTTCATCTAACCAGAGTCAGGAGTCTGGTTATCAGAGTGGCCCAATTCAGTCGACAACCTATACCTCCCAAAACAGTGCTCAGGGCCCTCTTTATGAACAGAGATCCACACAGACACGGCGGTACCCCAGCTCCATCtcttcatcaccccaaaaggaccTGACTCAGGCAAAG AATGGCTTCAGTTCTGTGCAGGCCACGCAGTTACAGACCACGCAATCTGTTGAAG GTGCTACAGGCTCTGCAGTGAAATCTGACTCACCTTCCACTTCTAGCATCCCCCCTCTCAATGAAACGGTATCTGCAGCTTCCTTACTGACGacaaccaatcagcactcatccTCCTTGGGTGGCTTGAGCCACAATGAGGAGATTCCAAATACTACCACCACACAACACAGCAG CACGTTATCTACGCAGCAGAATACCCTTTCGTCATCAACATCTTCTGGGCGCACTTCGACATCTACTCTTTTG CACACAAGTGTGGAAAGTGAGGCGAATCTCCATTCTTCCTCCAGCACTTTCTCTACCACATCCAGCACAGTCTCTGCACCTCCCCCAGTGGTCAGCGTCTCCTCCAGTCTCAATAGTGGCAGTAGCCTAGGTCTTAGCCTAGGCAGCAACTCCACCGTCACAGCCTCGACTCGAAGCTCAGTTGCTACGACTTCAG GAAAAGCTCCTCCCAACCTCCCTCCTGGGGTCCCGCCATTGTTGCCTAATCCGTATATTATGGCTCCAGGGCTGTTACATGCCTATCCG CCACAAGTATATGGTTACGACGACTTGCAGATGCTTCAGACAAGATTTCCATTG GATTACTACAGCATCCCATTTCCCACACCCACCACTCCGCTGACTGGGAGGGATGGTAGCCTGGCCAGCAACCCTTATTCTG GTGACCTCACAAAATTCGGCCGTGGGgatgcctcctccccagccccggccACAACCTTGGCCCAACCCCAACAGAACCAGACGCAGACTCACCACACCACGCAGCAGACATTCCTGAACCCGGCGCTGCCTCCTGGCTACAGTTACACCAGCCTGCCATACTACACAGGGGTCCCGGGCCTCCCCAGCACCTTCCAGTATGGGCCTGCTGTGTTCCCT GTGGCTCCTACCTCTTCCAAGCAGCATGGTGTGAATGTCAGTGTGAATGCATCGGCCACCCCTTTCCAACAGCCGAGTGGATATGGGTCTCATGGATACAACACTG gtgtaTCAGTCACCTCCAGTAACACGGGCGTGCCAGATATCTCGGGTTCTGTGTACTCCAAAACCCAG TCCTTTGAGAAACAAGGTTTTCATTCCGGTACTCCTGCTGCCTCCTTCAACTTGCCTTCAGCCCTAGGAAGTGGGGGGCCCATCAATCCGGCCACAGCTGCTGCCTACCCACCTGCCCCCTTTATGCACATTCTGACCCCCCATCAGCAGCCGCACTCGCAGATCCTTCACCATCACCTGCAGCAGGATGGCCAG CTACCATATTTGCAGATGATTCTCTGTTGCCAGCGCCAGCAGGAGGAGCAGGTAATGAAATTGAATGATGATATGCTTGAACCCACTCCTTTTCAGTCTCCATTTCACCTCCACAGCCTCAGggaaattgaagagaaaagaCTGCGCGGTCACAAATCGGgatacacaaacacaaacacctTGCTGAGCTCTCTggcctcccttcctttctcctcctcccctccccaacaccCTCTTTATATTTCTGCCTTTCCCCAACTCTGGAAAACACCTGGGTTACTGGAATGGAAAAGATTCTTGGGACAGCATCTGAAGCCTGAGGCCTCAGACTCTCTCCTACCTTGCTTGAAATGGACTCAGACAGATGTGATGTGTCGTAGGGGTGGGGATTCGTGGGATGGTGCAAGTAGCCTCTTTAGAGTTTCATCATTGAGCTGGCTGGGGAGCTAG
- the UBAP2L gene encoding ubiquitin-associated protein 2-like isoform X11, which yields MKETGHEQDSVEPHYGKGKCTCLSETKIFTASNVSSVPLPAENVTITAGQRIDLAVLLGKTPSSMENDSSNLDPSQAPSLAQPLVFSNSKQSAISQPASGNTFSHHSMVSMLGKGFGDVSEAKGSSTTGSQFLEQFKTAQALAQLAAQHSQSGSTTTSSWDMGSTTQSPSLVQYDLKNPSDSAVHSPFTKRQAFTPSSTMMEVFLQEKPPAVATSTAAPPPPSSPLPSKSTSAPQMSPGSSDNQSSSPQPAQQKLKQQKKKASLTSKIPALAVEMPGSADISGLNLQFGALQFGSEPVLSDYESTPTTSASSSQAPSSLYTSTASESSSTISSNQSQESGYQSGPIQSTTYTSQNSAQGPLYEQRSTQTRRYPSSISSSPQKDLTQAKNGFSSVQATQLQTTQSVEGATGSAVKSDSPSTSSIPPLNETVSAASLLTTTNQHSSSLGGLSHNEEIPNTTTTQHSSTLSTQQNTLSSSTSSGRTSTSTLLHTSVESEANLHSSSSTFSTTSSTVSAPPPVVSVSSSLNSGSSLGLSLGSNSTVTASTRSSVATTSGKAPPNLPPGVPPLLPNPYIMAPGLLHAYPPQVYGYDDLQMLQTRFPLDYYSIPFPTPTTPLTGRDGSLASNPYSGDLTKFGRGDASSPAPATTLAQPQQNQTQTHHTTQQTFLNPALPPGYSYTSLPYYTGVPGLPSTFQYGPAVFPVAPTSSKQHGVNVSVNASATPFQQPSGYGSHGYNTGVSVTSSNTGVPDISGSVYSKTQQSFEKQGFHSGTPAASFNLPSALGSGGPINPATAAAYPPAPFMHILTPHQQPHSQILHHHLQQDGQLPYLQMILCCQRQQEEQVMKLNDDMLEPTPFQSPFHLHSLREIEEKRLRGHKSGYTNTNTLLSSLASLPFSSSPPQHPLYISAFPQLWKTPGLLEWKRFLGQHLKPEASDSLLPCLKWTQTDVMCRRGGDSWDGASSLFRVSSLSWLGS from the exons ATGAAGGAGACTGGGCATGAACAGGACTCTGTGGAACCACACTATGGAAAGGGCAAGTGCACTTGT CTTTCCGAGACCAAGATCTTCACTGCCTCTAATGTGTCTTCAGTGCCTCTGCCTGCGGAGAATGTGACAATCACTGCTGGTCAGAG AATTGACCTTGCTGTTCTGTTGGGGAAGACACCATCTTCAATGGAGAATGATTCATCTAATCTGGACCCATCTCAGGCTCCTTCTCTGGCCCAGCCTCTGGTGTTCAGTAACTCGAAGCAGAGTGCCATATCACAGCCTGCTTCAGGGAACACATTTTCTCATCACAGTATG GTGAGCATGTTAGGGAAAGGATTTGGTGATGTCAGTGAAGCTAAAGGCAGCAGTACCACTGGCTCCCAGTTCTTGGAGCAATTCAAGACTGCTCAAGCCCTGGCTCAGTTGGCAGCTCAGCATTCTCAATCTGGAAGCACCACCACCTCCTCTTGGGACATGGGCTCGACGACACAGTCCCCGTCACTGGTGCAGTATG ATTTGAAGAACCCAAGTGATTCAGCAGTGCACAGCCCCTTTACAAAGCGCCAGGCTTTCACCCCGTCTTCAACCATGATGGAGGTGTTCCTTCAGGAGAAGCCACCTGCAGTGGCTACCTCCACGGCTGCACCTCCACCCCCTTCTTCTCCTCTGCCAAGCAAATCCACCTCGGCTCCACAGATGTCGCCTGGATCTTCAGACAACCAATCCTCCAGCCCTCAGCCGGCTCAGCAGAAACTgaaacagcagaagaaaaaagCCTCCTTGACTTCTAAG ATTCCTGCTCTGGCTGTGGAGATGCCTGGCTCAGCAGATATCTCAGGGCTAAACCTGCAGTTCGGGGCATTGCAGTTTGGGTCAGAGCCTGTCCTTTCTGATTATGAGTCCACCCCCACCACGAGCGCCTCTTCAAGCCAGGCTCCAAGTAGCCTATATACCAGCACGGCCAG TGAATCTTCATCTACAATTTCATCTAACCAGAGTCAGGAGTCTGGTTATCAGAGTGGCCCAATTCAGTCGACAACCTATACCTCCCAAAACAGTGCTCAGGGCCCTCTTTATGAACAGAGATCCACACAGACACGGCGGTACCCCAGCTCCATCtcttcatcaccccaaaaggaccTGACTCAGGCAAAG AATGGCTTCAGTTCTGTGCAGGCCACGCAGTTACAGACCACGCAATCTGTTGAAG GTGCTACAGGCTCTGCAGTGAAATCTGACTCACCTTCCACTTCTAGCATCCCCCCTCTCAATGAAACGGTATCTGCAGCTTCCTTACTGACGacaaccaatcagcactcatccTCCTTGGGTGGCTTGAGCCACAATGAGGAGATTCCAAATACTACCACCACACAACACAGCAG CACGTTATCTACGCAGCAGAATACCCTTTCGTCATCAACATCTTCTGGGCGCACTTCGACATCTACTCTTTTG CACACAAGTGTGGAAAGTGAGGCGAATCTCCATTCTTCCTCCAGCACTTTCTCTACCACATCCAGCACAGTCTCTGCACCTCCCCCAGTGGTCAGCGTCTCCTCCAGTCTCAATAGTGGCAGTAGCCTAGGTCTTAGCCTAGGCAGCAACTCCACCGTCACAGCCTCGACTCGAAGCTCAGTTGCTACGACTTCAG GAAAAGCTCCTCCCAACCTCCCTCCTGGGGTCCCGCCATTGTTGCCTAATCCGTATATTATGGCTCCAGGGCTGTTACATGCCTATCCG CCACAAGTATATGGTTACGACGACTTGCAGATGCTTCAGACAAGATTTCCATTG GATTACTACAGCATCCCATTTCCCACACCCACCACTCCGCTGACTGGGAGGGATGGTAGCCTGGCCAGCAACCCTTATTCTG GTGACCTCACAAAATTCGGCCGTGGGgatgcctcctccccagccccggccACAACCTTGGCCCAACCCCAACAGAACCAGACGCAGACTCACCACACCACGCAGCAGACATTCCTGAACCCGGCGCTGCCTCCTGGCTACAGTTACACCAGCCTGCCATACTACACAGGGGTCCCGGGCCTCCCCAGCACCTTCCAGTATGGGCCTGCTGTGTTCCCT GTGGCTCCTACCTCTTCCAAGCAGCATGGTGTGAATGTCAGTGTGAATGCATCGGCCACCCCTTTCCAACAGCCGAGTGGATATGGGTCTCATGGATACAACACTG gtgtaTCAGTCACCTCCAGTAACACGGGCGTGCCAGATATCTCGGGTTCTGTGTACTCCAAAACCCAG CAGTCCTTTGAGAAACAAGGTTTTCATTCCGGTACTCCTGCTGCCTCCTTCAACTTGCCTTCAGCCCTAGGAAGTGGGGGGCCCATCAATCCGGCCACAGCTGCTGCCTACCCACCTGCCCCCTTTATGCACATTCTGACCCCCCATCAGCAGCCGCACTCGCAGATCCTTCACCATCACCTGCAGCAGGATGGCCAG CTACCATATTTGCAGATGATTCTCTGTTGCCAGCGCCAGCAGGAGGAGCAGGTAATGAAATTGAATGATGATATGCTTGAACCCACTCCTTTTCAGTCTCCATTTCACCTCCACAGCCTCAGggaaattgaagagaaaagaCTGCGCGGTCACAAATCGGgatacacaaacacaaacacctTGCTGAGCTCTCTggcctcccttcctttctcctcctcccctccccaacaccCTCTTTATATTTCTGCCTTTCCCCAACTCTGGAAAACACCTGGGTTACTGGAATGGAAAAGATTCTTGGGACAGCATCTGAAGCCTGAGGCCTCAGACTCTCTCCTACCTTGCTTGAAATGGACTCAGACAGATGTGATGTGTCGTAGGGGTGGGGATTCGTGGGATGGTGCAAGTAGCCTCTTTAGAGTTTCATCATTGAGCTGGCTGGGGAGCTAG